One window of the Zea mays cultivar B73 chromosome 3, Zm-B73-REFERENCE-NAM-5.0, whole genome shotgun sequence genome contains the following:
- the LOC100280461 gene encoding nucleic acid binding protein, with protein MMMMGEGVSMPPWSHHVPVSGVDEGDEMTPYLLAALRQYLPCNDAGAEAEEDEAAAAAAAMAAGVDGYGCDEFRMYEFKVRRCARARSHDWTECPFAHPGEKARRRDPRKYHYSGAACPDFRKGGCKRGDGCDMAHGVFECWLHPARYRTQPCKDGTACRRRVCFFAHTADQLRVLPPTPQQQSSPRGAACSSPLAESYDGSPLRRQAFESYLTKSIMCSSPTSTLLSPPKSPPSESPPLSPDFRRGCWPGAGSPVNDVLASLRQLRLSRANSSPSGGWCGYPASAVAYGSPTGGALYGLSSTPRATAASCYMANLDPLDVSFGGDDEPVERVESGRALRAKVFERLSREGAVSGDAGGPDVGWVSDLIN; from the coding sequence ATGATGATGATGGGCGAAGGCGTGAGCATGCCGCCGTGGTCCCACCACGTCCCTGTGAGCGGCGTCGACGAAGGCGACGAGATGACGCCGTACCTGCTCGCGGCGCTGCGCCAGTACCTGCCGTGCAACGACGCCGGCGCCGAGGCCGAGGAGgatgaggcggcggcggcggccgccgccATGGCGGCGGGCGTGGACGGCTACGGCTGCGACGAGTTCCGCATGTACGAGTTCAAGGTCCGGCGGTGCGCGCGCGCGCGCAGCCACGACTGGACCGAGTGCCCCTTCGCGCACCCGGGGGAGAAGGCGCGGCGCCGCGACCCGCGCAAGTACCACTACTCCGGCGCCGCCTGCCCGGACTTCCGCAAGGGCGGGTGCAAGCGCGGCGACGGCTGCGACATGGCGCACGGCGTCTTCGAGTGCTGGCTCCACCCGGCGCGCTACCGCACCCAGCCCTGCAAGGACGGCACGGCCTGCCGCCGCCGGGTCTGCTTCTTCGCGCACACCGCGGACCAGCTGCGCGTGCTCCCGCCCACGCCTCAGCAGCAGTCCAGCCCCAGGGGCGCCGCCTGCTCTTCCCCGCTCGCCGAGTCCTACGACGGCTCCCCGCTCCGGCGCCAGGCGTTCGAGAGCTACCTCACCAAGAGCATCATGTGCTCGTCGCCGACCAGCACCCTCCTGTCGCCGCCCAAGTCGCCCCCGTCGGAGTCCCCGCCATTGTCGCCCGACTTCCGCCGTGGGTGCTGGCCGGGCGCCGGGTCCCCCGTCAACGACGTGCTCGCCTCGCTCCGCCAGCTCCGCCTCAGCAGGGCCAACTCGTCCCCGTCGGGCGGCTGGTGCGGCTACCCTGCATCCGCGGTCGCGTACGGATCGCCTACGGGGGGCGCGCTCTACGGCCTGTCCTCCACCCCGAGGGCCACCGCCGCATCCTGCTACATGGCCAACCTGGACCCTCTCGACGTCAGCTTCGGCGGCGACGACGAGCCCGTGGAGAGGGTGGAGTCCGGCCGCGCCCTCCGCGCGAAGGTGTTCGAGCGGCTTAGCAGGGAGGGCGCTGTTTCCGGCGACGCCGGTGGCCCCGACGTCGGTTGGGTCTCCGACCTCATCAACTGA